Within the Oryzias melastigma strain HK-1 linkage group LG8, ASM292280v2, whole genome shotgun sequence genome, the region TTTCCTTTCGGAAAATGACTTGGTTATCGGGCAGCCTTTCGGATAACTTTGACAGTTTTTGTTCTATCTCGGGTCGGCCTCGCTGGGACAACACGACTATAGCTGCTCTCACAAAATGGAGATCTTCAACCTCGTAACAGGGGGAAAACAAGCCTATATAACCCCGCCCCGCCTCTGACGTCACCACGCACCAGACACATGAACAAGACGCCGGCGGGAACCACGCCCTAGAGCATTTCTCAACTTTACTGGAAAGGTGACGTCACTCCCTCAGGTTCCTCTGAGTGTTTTTCCCAAAACACacactaaataaatatatttaaataaataaataaagtaaaaacacagctttatggtcttcaataaaaaaaaaacataaaaacattttaaagtaaaatttagtTTGCCTTGGTTTTCTTTGttatatataatattattgaggctctgcgacagactggcgaccagtccggggtgtaccctgccatcgcccttcagtagctgggataggctccagcacccccgtgaccccgaaagcgacaaagcggccaagaagatggatggatatataatattttttttcttttttcactgaacaaaatatataaacatgtttacatgGTAATACTATTGTCGGAAAGAAATGAAGGCCGTATCAATCCCCcgggtttaaagttttatacatatatatatatgggttGATGTTGTTATATTTAGATAATAAAATATGGGATTATTTAAGTTTAACCACACGGATAGATTAGGAGATGGCTCACCTGTTATTCATGTGTTATGACTGATCTGACATTCAACACACCACATCCTGGTCACAAGTGGAGTGAATCTTTCCCTGATACTGGATCACACTAGCTATCATGGGATACAGTTTATTGCATTTCATTGCTGATTTTGATAATGAGTGACTAACAATATTGCATTGTGTCATAAAGTTGTAATAAAGTCGGTCTTATGATGAATAGATTTGAactgaaaacaattaaaactagcaaatatatatatatattgcaaaaatctaaattttcaaTGCATGTTTAGACTGATCAAAgtaatgaataaacaaacatttggcAAACTTTAGCCTCCACAATCCAGCGTGACAAGCGTTGCTCCGTGAGAGGTCTTTCTTCCTTTGTGTGTTGGAGCCCATGACACAAACAACTGTTCCAACTTTCTAAAGTCACCGGCCATCTCCATATAAATGCGCAGAGCTCAGACCAGGTAGAGTGCATGAAGCTTGTTGCATGAAGAGGGACAGGTTGGTGGGTAAAAGGCTGATAGCTCGAGAGGGCGGATCGATACAGCAGAATCAAAAACCTTGGGTAAAAAGGCAGGATTAGGTTTCAACAGAACCCCTGAATCCCCCCTGGAAGACTGCATGCATGACGGGTTAACTGACAACGCATCAAGCACCAAAACTAACTCCCAAGCAGTCATCGACCAAAGCCGGCGCGGTCCCCTCATGAATTGTGCCACGAGTGGATGCAGTTCTGTCCCCAAAACCAACATGGCAAACCGAGATGGCAGGAATTACACCTTAATGGTGGAGAAAGCTAGACCTTTGTCCAATAGGTTCTGTAGAGACGACAGAATGTCAGCCACAGAACTCTAATAACCCACCATGGTGCTTTTAGAGCGCCAGTCCTCTAACACGCGCTATTTTCCATCATACCCCAAACGTGTAGATGAAGCTCTGGCAATTTGAATTGTTTCCACAGCGTTTTGTGGGAGACCAGTGGTAGTCAGGTTTAGCCTCTCACAGGCCAGGCGCATAGTGCCAAATGACCTGGATGAGGATGGAAGATTCCTCTGCATGTCTGAGACAGCAGGTCCCTGCTGAGGGGAAGTGGTCATGGTTCTCTGTTGAGCACTTGATAAATCTCTTGATAAACCTGCTCGCACCCTGGAAAGGATGGAGGGTATCAACTCCAGTGGAGGAAACGCATACAGCATTCATGCGCTAATGCATCCAGTCCTAGTGCATAGCCCTGATTGGTTAGGGAATGAAACTTGGGAGACTGCGCATTCTTTGTCATGGTGCTCCTGGGTTCTGGTGTCTCCTTCCTGATTGGACCCAGGTGACAACAAGCATCCATCACTTCAGGGCTCTATTTAAATGTGCCCCCTCCAGCATTCATTTACAGCGTGTTACCTTCACCGGTGCAGTAATTGGGCCTTGTACTCAACACAGTCACTAGTTTCTGTGCCTTGTTTTGCCCTGCTACTCTCCGCCTGCTCCTATTCCAGGACTATCAACACCATCTCTGTCATGCTGCTTACTCGGGTCCAAGTAGGTGGCATGGAAGGGGACTTTCCATGTCTCAAAAAGCAACTTCCATGACAAGTTACCAAGGGGACCTGCCTTGGACTGCTGTCCAAGCCACAATGAATAAGATCCTCGACAGTTCTCCCGGAGGTGGTCGGCTAAGGGACGTATAATCAAATTTCTTTTTGTCAAGTTGTCAAGCTGGTCTGACTGCAATCTGTGTGTTGGGACTAGATCAAGTTATTTCTGACTCATTTGGAgattctgaaccgctcttagtctgACTCGTCACCTAGAACCCATCTGTCATAAGACACAATACCATGGGTATTACCCTGGACAGATGAGCTTCTAGGATCActcgagcactcaaacccctccaccatgATAAGGTGGCGGTTCATGGAGGGGTAAAATGTGGTGTGTTGCAATTCTTTCTGTGTGATGgctaaaattgatagttgatagccagctaaaatattagctaaatgctaaattagcctaactaaaaaacaaaacaaacaaaaaaagtaggtGAGCCGAAAattttagcatgtagctgaaaaaaatagctgaactcaaaaataaccaaaaaaaaaacagagaaaggcctaaattagccaaaatagctaccatgcAGCAGAAAAATTAGCTGAACTCTGAAACGGtcccaaaaaaagcctaaattagccaaaatagctagcatgtagctgaaatatttgctaaactccaaaatagcctaaaaatcttagtaaatgccaaaatagtctaaaaagttaGTAGTAAAacgatttttaaaacattaaaaccacaacataattatgaatatgaaatatgaaaggcaggaatattattccagaataaatcaatttaaaccttaaataactttcaatattttactctccataaaaatatattttgttaaatttatacACGTAAGAGATGatcgcaagataacatcgggccattaataacaattcaTCCGGAGGGCctgatagaattacccggagggccggatcaggcccccgGGCCTTCACTGTGACACGTGTGGTCTACAgttttgtctctggtgtctttggacagctgtTTGGTCTTGGCAATGTTAGTAGTTGGAGTCTTACTGATTGTATGGAATGGAAAGGTGTTTTTATGCAGCTAACCACTCAAACAGTTGAGCGGAGGTGAACTACTTCAAGGTGGACTAGCAGGTAATGGATACAGACTAAGGAATAGGGTTGCTGTCAGTCTCCTTGtacatggatgacatcaagctATACGCTGAGAACGTAtcactttttgtattttatatattgcttttttagcaatcttggtatcTAAATGtccagcttgttcaggacattactgcttgtatttttggtattcataaactaaatagtttttgaaatactgagtAAGATATGTCCCatggaaaatgaatgagaaattgctgaaatccttcaaagactttgaacactttgaaacttgtgattTTCATCATATAGTTTCAGCTGGAGATACCATTCATACTTTAAAATTTTTAGCAACCACTgaatttttaggttaatttggaattaagctaaaattttagctacatgctacctgtttttggctaatttatacatgtttccagtttttttttttttttttttttttggggggggggggtaatttggaatttagctaacattttagcaacatgctagctgtttctggctaattttgacatgtttccagttttttttggggcttatttggaatttagctaatatcttcgcaagcttttagcttcagtatATTCAGCTAACTGCTCTGGTGTCTTAAGCAGCCACATTTAGATTACAGCATTCAAATAATTGCAAGTAAtgttatttagttatttttgtaatacttaaagttcaaattaagcttattattaaaagaaaaaaatcacaatgttAGTATTTTCTATAACCAATCAGAAACGAAACTtcagcatttatttttctgaatagAAAATTAGCTCTGGAATACTTTTAATGTCCtctagaaaccaaaacacagttttgaatatttcattattttttctggcATTACATGTAAATTACATATAATGAGATTTTTAAGAGTAAAATCGTTACACTTACTTTCTTTGGACCTTCATAGCCAACAACTGAATGTCCCCAGATCgggataaatacattttaacttaaAGTTATATGGACTTGAttgcatttttataaattacagGTGAATCTGTTTcaacaaaagttgaaaaagCAGAACCCCACAGGGTGCATTGTTCctgtacatttaaataaaaggagACGGTTtcagacaaaacaacaaatctttattGAAAGTCACATTTGTCAGTCAAAACCTCCATTTCTCACTGTGCAACCGGACAGACTGTAGCGGCCGTAGCAGCGCAGTCACAGGAGCTTTCTGGAGAAAACTGGAAACATCCAAGCCCCCAGCACAGCAACATGGCACCTTAACAGCTAACCCGCAAAACTCAACAGCTACACAACTGCGCCTagtgcacaaaaaacaaacacaagcacagttagaatgaaagaaaaacagacactcAGCAGCCTAATCCAACAAAAATCTGCTTCAACTCGTTTTTCCAACCAACTTTCACAGCAAATCAAACTaaagaaattcagtttaaaagcaatttatccttttattcattttctaaacagaTTCAGAATATATAAAGTAAACTAAAGTCTTTATTTGAATCTGCTGAGTTTCCAtcaatgttttctaaaatgtgttctcaaattgaagaaaaaacctACCAAACAAATCCAtctataaaagtaaaagttaaactgttttttaaggaaaagacTGAAGCACAAAAAACAGCAACCTTTGACAGATGAACGCTGAGAGCCGCTCCGGAAACTCACGTCTTCAACCAAAACTGCCAAAGGAAGCACAAGTTGTGATGCGTTAGTTTAGAGACAAAATGCAGGAGACTTCTCAAACATGGTGATACTGTCGGGAAGgtattaaatgtagttttaatgagactgcattcattcaaacatatttgaatgagttgctgtgtctaaTCGTTGCCCCGCGTTAGTTTGtagctttgtttacatcccataatgtcAGACTATGGTGGCTGTTTTTGGTCTAGAACCTCCGGAGCAACATGAgactcttttattaaagaaaaataaaaaagccaaaggagtccagtctgaatacagtctTAGTCACTCCAACGTTTGGTTCAGTCTTTACAACAGCATGCATTGAATGGATGGATTTCacaacctttttttccccaaacgtGTCTGCAGTATTTTCATccagaaaaaactgttttatcatTGAAGTCCAATAAGTGATCTTCTGAGAGGGTTTCTCAGCATCAGCTGTGGACTTTGATGCATTCAGTGAAACACAGTAAGAACGGGCTGATGTTTGTTTCAGGGAATCTGCTGCCAGCTAAATACAAGCAGCAACCCTAAAAGCCCGTTCtgatcatcgtttgatctaCTTCCAAAgctgttgtcttttaattatgattctattgtttttagtcaaatcaACAAAACTTGAACACAGAGGAAGCTCTGAACTCACCTTTCCAAGAGGAGTCCGTTTCTAGAGACTTCTTTCAATCCTCCGTCTGCTTCGGCGGACTTTTAGATCTCGACCTGGAGCCTTTTTTGGAAGAAGGGCTGCGACTTCCAGACCTGGACCTCGGCTTGGAGCGGGACCTGGATCGAGATCTTGAGGGAGAATGTACCTTGGACTTCTTGTTTCTGGGCGAGCGGGATTTGGATCTGGAGTCGGATCTGGATTTGGATCTGCTGTAGCGGGACCTGCTTCTGGAACGAGAGCGGCTCCTGCTGCGGGAtcggcttcttcttcttcgccTTGGACTGCAAGAATGGCTGAAGACATTCAGAGTTAGTTCTGATGGAACAACCCAGAAGAACAAGACATCATTCCTATCCCATCAGTAGGGCTGCTAatttaatggtcgattagtcattacttgttattgtatggagtcagagtgtagtaaagttgaaagttataatggcattctgttagctttttggactatggcatttctcaacattttttatgctaatttggagtttcgctaatatttcagcaacatgctagctattttggctaattaaggcttctttcagtgttttaggctaatttggagtttagctgatatttcagctacatgctagctattttggccaatttaggcctttttcattttttaaggctaatttagagcttagctaatatttcagctgtatgctagctgttttggctaacttaggcttttgtaggtttttaggctattttggcatttaacaaatatttatctggttatcaatttcagtataTTTAGCTATTgtaactagcatcttcagcggccacattcagcttacagcatcacattagcattattgcaggtaatgctatatatttagttttagttagtCTATAGctattgatggttaagatgtgtgttttacatccagttgcacatgacccgattagtcgactgatcggttattagtcgactattaaaataaatgtttatggcAGCACTGCCCATCATGCTTTGTGGTAAATCAATATTTGTATTTACTATAAATAGTTCAATTTAGAGTAAGAGTTTAGCATATATGGGATGTAAATGATCGAACGCATCTTTTCTGAAGTCACTTACTATAGTAAACAAACATTAGGTCTCTAACCTTCTGCTCCTGCGTCCGGACCCGCTGTACCTCCGGCCCGACGATCCTCCTCTTCGTCCACCGTGATGGGAGTCGGGAGGTCGACCGTATCGCGCCATCTGGACCCGGAGTTCGCGCCCGTCCAGGAGCGCTCCGTCCATGGCGTCCATCGCGTCTTCAGCGTCCCGTTTGTCGTGGAAACGAACGAACGCGAAGCCCCGGCTCTCCTTTGTGTAGCGGTCCCGCGGGATGTAGATGTCCCCGACCCGGCCGTACTTCTCGAACACGTATCTGAGGGTTTCGGGGGAAGTTCTGTAGGTCAGGTTGTCCACTTTGAGGGAAGTCATGCCGTCGATGTCCGGCGGGGCCCTGCCGAAACTCATGCTGGATATAACCCGGGAGGCCGCGCAGCTTTCACTAAAACTCCTTTAGAAATCACCAGAATAgacaaaaactgtttcaaaattCTACTTGAGCATAAATTATAAACTATTCACAGAAATGATCATTTGGAGTAaggataaacaaataaactctGCTACTTCTGCCCATTCGAATCACTAATTCTTCTTTATGGAAAGGTCTTACCGGAAGCAACCAGAAAACCGCACACGGATACACCGCCCCCTAGTGGGCCGGAGTATGTATGATAGGTCGATTTTTCTTcatgatttgtttatttgaacaATTATAACATTACAAAAACGTTGAACTAAGTTATATATCATAGGACATGGCTaacataataaacaaacaaaatctttgAATATTTATAAAGAGATTAAACCAaagcacagagaaaaaaaaaaacaaaactagaaatgaaagaaaaggtaaaaaaaataataacatttaatcaaacacctatagaaacaaatgttttcaatctgttactcttattttttatttattgttctttaaaaacGTTCATAGATTCAGGTATCGtttgtattaattttaaaaatttctttattttgggaagacctttatatatttatttttgtgtatgttATATTTACCAAACCAATGggaattatccatccatccattttcttgaccgcttcttccctttcggggtcgcgggggtgccggagcctatcccggctacggatgggcgaaggcagggtacaccctggacaggtcgccagtctgtcgcagggcccaATGGGaattatgtttataaaaatttattttttctgccagggctcccttgaaaaagaggcTCTAAATCTCAATGGACCTGGTTAAACAAAGGTTCATAATAATTGTATTATTCTTTCtaataaaatgccaaatttgatGGTGTTTAGTGAAAATGTTGGCAATAGTtggaaaatatataattttagctaattaattatgattttttttatgtttgagtttgcggacaaaagaaaaatcctttgttattttattgttgtgttcCTGTACCACTAAAGTAAAAcctgaatcagaaaaaaagcatacaaaaacaaagatggtgCGGTGAAAAAAGCAAGATGAAGCTATGAACTAGCAAAGGAAGATTCaacttaaataaacaataattttgcactattttgttaaattgcTTTTGTTCTCTTGTTCATGTTTGAAATATCTTTCAGAGAAGTTGGCATTTTACAGTCTTGTACTCATTTTCTGTTgcaattaaaattgttttttaaatgtattatttgtaaatatatatatatatatatatatatatatatatatatatatatatatatatatatatatatatatatatatatatatatatatatgatatggATTATGTGAATGAAGAGCTCTTGTAATTAGCAGTGAATGTTTAGTTTTAATCACAAGCCTTTTCTAGTTAAAGcaccactttgatcatcttttaatctgttttcaaattgttcccagtggtattttaattatgattattatgaGGTttctgggaaaaataaaaataaaaagaacatgtAATTTTCtcaaacatagtttctgcagagcgggagTAGTTGATTTGTAATTCACCTTTAagctgtgggtgggactgttgttGGCGCAGAACAACcctgccccccttcccatcaagCAAAAGTGAGAGTTGTCTGTTTACACTCTAACCTAACATTCCAATTGCAACCTAAATGGAAAGCAATATCTATGCTTTCCAGTctttttgagccaaatgccagctcagacaaggaaaacaaagacttataTGAATCTTGCGAATGCGTTCAGCATATTTCTGCGTTACAGAAATAactttttcaaaccttttttcatctgctcctgattcacaattatatgaacaaagaaatattccatcatcagggaaaaaaaagccacaataagatgttaaaaacagaaatttgatGGGTCTTTAAGGTTAGCTAGTTGCTCCTCCCTGTTTCCAGTGCTTTTGTAGATCTGTGGTTTGGTCCCGCGCGGCGCAGCTTCTGTAGATCTGCGGTTGCTTCATGTTAGCTCCTTTGTCAGCTGACTCATTCACATGACTCCCCGGTTCGCCTCGGTCTGCCCTGTTTTCCGATGCTGCAAAGATAAGGAAATAGATTTTAAATCACCGGAGGATTAGCTCCGTTGTAGATTAGGGACCACTCGGAGGAGATAGATGGCTGAAAACACCGGACTGTAAACAAGAAGCTAGCTAAGCTAATGAAGAGGCTGTAAACAGGCACGCGGAGGAGCTGTTAGCGGGTTAGCTAAAACGTCCTGAGTCTTGGTGAGTTTGGGTTTTCTCTTTCAGATGTTagctaattctgtttttataaactttatctCGTCCGTTTATTGTcattaaattaatttcattttagattctgcttaaaaagaaataatttattattatcttaaataaataagttggttttttttctgcacttttttagacccaaattaaaataatttttgtttttttaggacatttactgttttgtattgatttttaaattcaattaattatttaaatcaagTTAATACCAGAGTGTgtcacacacactcatacatTTTAATAGTATGTATTAATTCCAgttctgacagtttttttaagatggCAGAGGACGTCCTGTCGTCCTAATGCTTTCATGTAACTCGATCTGATGCTGACTGATGTTCGGATCTTTTTCCTCACAGGTCATCAGAACTCTGCCAACATGAGTCCAGAAGGGAAGAAGCTCTGGAACATCATCATCCTCGGCTTCGGCTTCATGTTCATGTTCACTGCTTTTCAAACATGTGGAAACATCGAGGTACTCGGCTGCTCCTGACCTTCCTCAAACCGCTCGCTTCACCTTGAATTaagcaactttttgttttgtctttccaGCAAACTGTGATAAAAAGCTTCAACAGCACAGAGTTTCATGGAAGCGGATACACCAGGTGAACCGGCGCgtttaatctgattttaatcCAAATGCCTTTTGGTGGGATTgatataaatgcaaataaaaatccTCCTCCCAGCATCCCTAGTTAAAGTCAGTCTCTCCTTCCGATTATTTCCGCTTGTATTCATTCCTCACTAAAATCTGGGATTGTCCCATCACTTTCcaaaatactagaaaaaaaagatgctttcaACTTTATGATCACCTAAAACATAACAATCTTCTGGAACCTTTTCAGTCGGGTTACGTCTCTCACACAGCACTGAAACTTACACTGAAGATCACTAACGACCTTCTCATTACAGCTGATTCTATCCTCCTCTGCCTTTGAAACCACATCTCACTCCATCCTCTCCTCCCTCAGTATCACCTCCACCCACAAGCTGGTTCCAATCCTACTTCTCAGGCCAAACCCAATTCATGCAGCTTAACTCCTTTAAATCCCAGCCCACATCCATCTTTTCTGGTGTACCCCAACGTTCTACTCTCGCCCCCTTGGAAATGTTTTCcataaatttaatataaaaagtttCATTGTTTCCcagatgacacccagctctatTTATCAAGCAAACCTGACTCTTGTCTTCCATCTTCATCCCCCTCCTCCTATCTATCTGAACTCAAAACTGGTTCTCATTAAACTTCCTGAAACTCAATAGTCATAGAAAACAAACTACATCTTGTCAGTTCCAAATCCTTCCTCTCCAAAGTTACAGATTCTAATCTAGAAGGGCTGCcacgactaatcgatgactaatctactattaaaacagtcaacaactaatttattagtcgattagtcgttactttatattaaatggagtcagagtgtagtaaagttgaacaaagttgtatATAAATAGTTtgttgtttcagatgccgatctcattagagagatcaggaatatactttccatcaaactcattttgacaggtgacctttgaccttttacatgtaaaaatgaTATTACATTTCTTgcgtcatcttgaggggcgtggcacatgtcaaaatgagtttgatggaaagtatattcctgatctctctctcATCtgctttaatgttgttttaatcataaaactagtgaaggacagaagctccacgattcattaaaagtttaataaactatcatcttaattgtctttatttttagttagtttaaagctaatgatggttaagatgtatgCTTTACATATACTTTATGGATGACCCAATTACTTAActaattagtaaaaataatctgtgattagtcgactattaaaataatcattaatcATCTTCCACAGGTTAAGAATAACGGGTCACTGACGTTGCTCGGTCTGTCTATTTTCATGAATCGCCTTCGCCCCTCCCTCACTGTTCACTCTGCTTCTATTCTGGTCACTTCCCATTAGATTAATGTCATTCCCTCTTCTTCAGTCTCCCTCAAAAAGTTCTAACTGCAGAAGTCCTCTGCTCGCATCATCTCCAGAACCCCGTCTTTTAGTCATATCCCCCCCGTTCTCCAGCAGCTTCACTGGCTTCAAACTCCTGGTGTTTACGTCTAAGGCCTTTCTGTCTGTTCCCCTGGTCCGGTCCGGCCCAGCCCATTACATTACCACGGGGAGTCGAGCCTTCGTTCACCTGCTAATTATTGTCTCTTTTCTAgtgattttattgatttttgctcttttacAGTGTTTAcagtataaatatttattattaataaatacatttggttTTGCTGCAGCATGGCCATCATCTACGGAGTTTTCTCGGCCTCCAACCTGATCGCGCCGTCGGTGGTGGCGGTCATCGGGCCTCAGCTCTCCATGTTCTTTAGCGGCCTCTTATACAGGCGAGTCGTCCTCTCAAACTCCCCGCTGATGTCATCAGTGTGACAGGAGCGTGACTTTGGTTTGTGAATCCCTTTCACAGCTGCTACATCGCCGTGTTCATTTACCTGTACACCTGGAGTTTCTACACGGCGTCTGTGCTGGTTGGAGTCGCAGCTGCAGGTACAGAAACCCCCTGACCcgctaaataaaaaactaaacgtCTTTTGTCATCTGTTGTGTGTTTCTGCTCTCCAGTGCTGTGGACGGCTCAGGGAAACGTTCTCGCCATCAACTCCTCCGACACCACCATTGGAAGAAATAGTGGCATTTTCTGGTCGCTGCTGCAGTTCAGGTACACCAGTTTGTCCGATGCAACAGTTGTGTTTAAttacttaaaagaaaatcaattaaatagtaaaaataaaacagcagttttGACTATTTGTGTCACTTCTCCAGTCATTTTATAGACAGATAAGCAGAAATTATTGACATAGTTACtcaacaattcactttccccaGGATTCACTTCAAACCTTGatgtttatctatttatttggGCTCAagagtttatttctgtttgatccataaatgaaatgatttgtGATTTACGAAACGACAACCAAAAGCTAAAAATTCCGAACATTTTTTTGGGTTAATAAGCAAGCAACAAAGAAGAGGAAGCTTTCAGTTGGCCTGGTGTGatgtcataaaataataaatctttaaagggtaaccaaaccctaaatctactttttttttgtctgttgacctccaTAAATGGAACTTTGAAAGGGCTGTCTGTTGTCGAATTTTTGCTTAATTCATGAAAATCTAGTCTAAAAcaatctgtgtgctgccccctaaaggtgaAATCATGGTATTGCAGTAgagttttgtgattggtcagctgGTGTAAGTCCCAAAAGTGTCACGCCATCATACTCTCCCTCTACCAGAATGTGTATCCCTGCTCTCAGGCatcgttgatttgttttgtaacactcatattttgtctcaaaaagcataaaaagaaaatggaggAACGCAACATACTTTATTGTGAGGCTTTTAGGAATTTATTGTC harbors:
- the srsf2b gene encoding serine/arginine-rich splicing factor 2b, translating into MSFGRAPPDIDGMTSLKVDNLTYRTSPETLRYVFEKYGRVGDIYIPRDRYTKESRGFAFVRFHDKRDAEDAMDAMDGALLDGRELRVQMARYGRPPDSHHGGRRGGSSGRRYSGSGRRSRSHSCSPRRRRRSRSRSRSRSRSRSRSRYSRSKSRSDSRSKSRSPRNKKSKVHSPSRSRSRSRSKPRSRSGSRSPSSKKGSRSRSKSPPKQTED